The DNA window TGTAGACGGAGAAATTAAGGGTTATGACAATCCGAAATTCAAAGAGCTATACGACAAAGGGTTAGCTACGACAGATATTGAGGAACGTAAAAAAATATACGCTGAAATTTACCAACTTCTGAATGATGAGCTACCGGTTATTTTCACAAGCTATAAGAAAACCGTGTATGCATACAATGGCCGAATTGAGAATGTAACCGTGAGTCCTTACATCGGGCTTGCAGGTAGCTTACCTAGTTGGTCTCTAAAGTAAAAAATAGTCATCCCCTGCCAACCAAGGCAGGGGATGCCATCATAAGGAGACGATCATGAGCACTTATTTATCTAAGAGATTGATTTATATGTTGGTTATATTGTTCGCGGCTTCTTTACTCATATTTTGTTTATATGCATTGACACCAGGGGATTTCATCAGTGGAAATATTAAGTTAACACCTGAACGAAAAGCCGAGCTTAGGGAAATCTACGGATTAAATAAGCCTGTGCTAGAGCGATATGGGCAATGGATGTCCAATGCCTTCCATGGGGATTTCGGTTATTCTCTTGCACAGCAGAAACCAGTCCTTCAGCTATTTAACGAATACATTTGGAATTCATTTCTGCTTGCAGCCGTATCTACGTTTCTAACTTGGGTCATTGCCGTTATTGTTGGGGTTGTTTCTGCGTATAAGCAATATTCTTGGTTTGATACGTTGGTGATGGTAGCTATCTTTGCAGCGATGTCGATTCCATCGTTCTTTATTGGTCTGTTCCTGATTAAAATACTGGCTGTTGATTTAAAATGGTTGCCTCCAGGCGGCATGCTTACTACTGGGAGTAACGCCACAGGTATGGCATATCTAAAGGAAGTCATTCATCATATGACACTTCCTGTTGTAGTCATGACATTGCTCGGCGTGGGTTCATTGACACGTTACTTCCGAAGCAACATGATTGATGTCATTAAGCAGGATTATATACGTACTGCTCGGGCGAAAGGGCTTAAAGAGAGCAAGGTATTATTCACGCATGCGCTACGTAATGCGCTTTTACCCGCAATTACTTTGGTAGGCTTCGAGCTTCCCGCATTGTTTGGGGGATCTTTAATTATTGAGAAAATATTTAACTGGCCCGGTATTGGACAGCTATATATGCAATCTTTTGGATTACGAGATTATCCTTTGCTGATGGGCTTTACGATGTTTATTGCTATTCTGACCGTTATTGGAACGTTATTATCGGACATTTTGTACCATGTTGCCGATCCGCGTGTCCGATTGCAGTAAGGAGGAGTAGCTATGATAACAAGTAATAGCAATAAAATATTGAACTCGCACACAACCAAAGCTTCACCTGTGAGGTCTTCATTATTCAGACAATCCATCCGCAAGCTACTCAAGAATAAACTGGCTGTATCGGGTTTTGTTGTCGTCATCGTGATGTTCTTGGCTTGTTTCATTGGTCCATTATTCTCACCATACGCTGATAACAAGATTAATATGGCATTAATGAATAAAGCTCCGAACTTACAACATTGGTTGGGGACGGATGGCCTAGGACGCGATGTATTGACCCGTGTGTTACAGGCTGGACGGATATCACTCACTGTAGGTCTAGCATCGATGATCCTATCGGTATTTATCGGTTCTCTACTGGGTGCTATAGCTGGATATTACCGGGGGATTGTGGATCAAATTATTATGCGTATCGCGGATTTGTTGCTAACGATTCCGAGTCTCCCTTTACTATTTATATTTGGGGCACTGTTATCCGAATGGAAGATTCCAACGGATTATCGCATGTATATCGTGATGTTGATGTTAAGTTTCGTTGGATGGCCTGGTTTGGCGCGGATGGTGAGAGGGCAAATGCTTAGTCTTCGTGAACGTGAATTTATGCAAGCGGCCGTAGTGCTGGGTTTGCGTGACCGCCGGAAGCTGTTCAATCATTTGTTACCGAATATCGTACCGCTGTTAATCGTTATTGCAACCCTAAACATCGGGGGGGCAATCCTTAGCGAATCTGTCCTGAGCTTCTTTGGTCTAGGTGTTATGCCACCTACACCAACCTGGGGAAATATGATCGATGCTGCAAATAATTTGATCGATTTTCAAGATCATCCTTGGTTATGGATTCCACCAGGGTTCTCAATATTCGCTACGGTTATCGCTATTAACATATTCGGGGACGGGCTTAGAGACGTACTCGATCCTAAACAGAAGAGGTAGGTGACATACATCTTATGGACAATTTAATTAAAGTAGATCACCTCAGCACCTACTTTTATTCCGACGAAGGTGCAGTTAAAGCGGTTGATGATGTTAACTTCCGAGTGAAGGCAGGAGAGATCGTTTGTATTGTAGGCGAGTCGGGTTGTGGTAAAAGCGTTACCGCAATGTCGATTATGGGACTTGTAGAGGAACCGGGGGGCAAGGTGGTTTCTGGAAAGATAGAATTTGATGGAGAAGATCTACTTCAACTCGATAAAAATACTTTGCGAAGTATCCGGGGAAACGAGATTGCGATGATTTTTCAAGAGCCGATGTCCTCGCTAAACCCAGTCATGAAGATTGGTGAGCAGATCATGGAACCACTTCTTATCCATTTGAAGATGAGTAAGAAGGAGGCGCGTACCCGGGCGATTGAATTAATTAAGCAAGTGGGAATTTCTCGTCCAGAGGAAATTGCTGACTCTTATCCGCATGAACTCAGCGGGGGGATGTTACAACGGATTATGATCGCCATCTCCATCTCATGTAAACCTAAATTATTGATCGCAGATGAACCAACCACAGCTCTGGATGTGACAATCCAAGCTCAGATTCTCGATTTACTGCGTGAATTTAAAGAAACATCAAATATGTCTATTATGCTCATTACACATGATCTTGGTGTCGTTGCAGAAATGGCTGATTATGTGATTGTAATGTACTCCGGAAAAATTGTAGAAGAAGGAGAGGTTGTGGAGTTATTCGAACGACCTAAGCATCCCTATACTAGAGGACTATTGAAATCAAAACCAATCATTAATCAAAGACAAGAGGAATTATATTCTATCCCTGGTCAAGTGCCGAACCCACTAGAGTTACAGGAATCTTGTTATTTCCATGATCGCTGTGAGCATTGTATGGCCATTTGCCAGACCAAACAACCGCAGTTACAAGAAGTAGGTAATCAACAAAAAGTCGCTTGCTGGCTTTATGAGGAGGCAGTTACTCATGCCTGAAGCTTTACTTGAAGTCAATCATTTGAAGAAGTATTTTCCGATCACCAAAGGATTGCTTAATCGTACGGTAGGTCATGTTAAAGCTGTAGACGATATTAGTATTACATTGAAACCAGGCGAAACCTTTGGGTTAGTTGGAGAATCTGGGAGCGGTAAAAGCACTGTAGGACGGACTATATTACGACTTACAGACAAGACGGATGGCGAGATTAAGTTCAAAGGTCAAGATATTCATAAGCTTAGTCCATCGGAGTTACGTACGATTCGCCCCAAAATGCAATTGATCTTCCAAGACCCGTATAGCTCACTTAACCCTAGGGTTCGGGTGGGCGATGCTATCGGTGAGGCTTTGCTGGATCACGGATTAGCATCAAAAGGTGAAGTACGTGATCAGGTCTTGGAAGTACTAGCCTCATGTGGTTTGTCATCGTATCATATTGATCGATTCCCACACGAATTCTCGGGTGGGCAACGTCAACGGATTGGGATCGCGCGTGCGCTGGTACTAAATCCAGAATTGATTATTGCGGATGAACCGGTATCTGCGCTGGATGTGTCCATACAAGCCCAGATCATTAACTTATTTAGTAA is part of the Paenibacillus segetis genome and encodes:
- a CDS encoding ABC transporter permease, which codes for MSTYLSKRLIYMLVILFAASLLIFCLYALTPGDFISGNIKLTPERKAELREIYGLNKPVLERYGQWMSNAFHGDFGYSLAQQKPVLQLFNEYIWNSFLLAAVSTFLTWVIAVIVGVVSAYKQYSWFDTLVMVAIFAAMSIPSFFIGLFLIKILAVDLKWLPPGGMLTTGSNATGMAYLKEVIHHMTLPVVVMTLLGVGSLTRYFRSNMIDVIKQDYIRTARAKGLKESKVLFTHALRNALLPAITLVGFELPALFGGSLIIEKIFNWPGIGQLYMQSFGLRDYPLLMGFTMFIAILTVIGTLLSDILYHVADPRVRLQ
- the opp4C gene encoding oligopeptide ABC transporter permease: MITSNSNKILNSHTTKASPVRSSLFRQSIRKLLKNKLAVSGFVVVIVMFLACFIGPLFSPYADNKINMALMNKAPNLQHWLGTDGLGRDVLTRVLQAGRISLTVGLASMILSVFIGSLLGAIAGYYRGIVDQIIMRIADLLLTIPSLPLLFIFGALLSEWKIPTDYRMYIVMLMLSFVGWPGLARMVRGQMLSLREREFMQAAVVLGLRDRRKLFNHLLPNIVPLLIVIATLNIGGAILSESVLSFFGLGVMPPTPTWGNMIDAANNLIDFQDHPWLWIPPGFSIFATVIAINIFGDGLRDVLDPKQKR
- a CDS encoding ABC transporter ATP-binding protein, whose protein sequence is MDNLIKVDHLSTYFYSDEGAVKAVDDVNFRVKAGEIVCIVGESGCGKSVTAMSIMGLVEEPGGKVVSGKIEFDGEDLLQLDKNTLRSIRGNEIAMIFQEPMSSLNPVMKIGEQIMEPLLIHLKMSKKEARTRAIELIKQVGISRPEEIADSYPHELSGGMLQRIMIAISISCKPKLLIADEPTTALDVTIQAQILDLLREFKETSNMSIMLITHDLGVVAEMADYVIVMYSGKIVEEGEVVELFERPKHPYTRGLLKSKPIINQRQEELYSIPGQVPNPLELQESCYFHDRCEHCMAICQTKQPQLQEVGNQQKVACWLYEEAVTHA
- a CDS encoding ABC transporter ATP-binding protein; translated protein: MPEALLEVNHLKKYFPITKGLLNRTVGHVKAVDDISITLKPGETFGLVGESGSGKSTVGRTILRLTDKTDGEIKFKGQDIHKLSPSELRTIRPKMQLIFQDPYSSLNPRVRVGDAIGEALLDHGLASKGEVRDQVLEVLASCGLSSYHIDRFPHEFSGGQRQRIGIARALVLNPELIIADEPVSALDVSIQAQIINLFSKLQETRNLTYLFISHDLSVVEHLCSRIGVMYLGSMVETASRDELFRNPLHPYTKALLSAVPIPIPKLKRDRIVLKGDIPSPANPPSGCKFHTRCPFAVDICKQQVPEFREVGSQHHVACHLV